The Pseudoalteromonas luteoviolacea DNA window ACCTTCCTATACATTCCTCCTGAAATTTACACAAACTGTAGTTACTGGCAAACTAGGTGAAAGCCTAGGACGCAAAGCTTCCGGTCTAAATGCATTGTATACTCATGCGATGCACACGATAGCGGGGTTGCTTCATAGTTAGGGATACTATGAATATTCAAGAGGGATGTGACTGCCAGATCTACTCAATACCACTACAAACGTAGTTATTTGAGGATAGATATGAAAACATTTTCTAATAAACCATTACTTGTAGCACTATGCGCTGTGACAGGCTGGTTTCCAATGCAGGGTTATGCAAACGATTTTTGGCATAGCTACCTAGAATCTAGATCATCACAATCAGATCTGAGAGATCCAAGCACGCAAATAGCAGATGATCAGATCATCTCTAACTTTTCATACGCAGGCTATCAGTTCTCGAACCAAGCGATCCCGAACGTCAATGAACTGGGTTACCGTATTTTTGATGTAACTGGTTACGGTGCAGATATCGCTCCAGGTCGCTCTGACAAACAAGCAGTACGTGATGCCATTGCGGCAGCTGAAAAGCATATTGATGAAGGTGGTAAAGGCGCAGTTATTTATTTCCCTAACGGTACGTATGACCTGAATACATTGTCTGATGTTGCAGACATAGATAAGTCCGATACTGTTGAAGGTCGTAAGAGCCGTGAAAGCGCAACGATCAAGATATCACGTGGCAACATGATATTGCGTGGTGAGAGTCAGCTCAGTATTTTAAAAATGGACCAGCATTTAGATTTAGTTTATCCAAATAAAATGTGGACAAGTCCTTATCTATTTGAGATTGGTTATAACTACGCTAACCGCGACCCTAAAGTGAAAAGTGTACGCGAGTCGGTAACCTCTCCTAGTAAAGAGCGTTTTATTACTGATATTACTTCTAGCCACCCAAGACAATCTACGCGTTCTGTGCAAGTTCGTGATACATCTTTGCTTAAAGTTGGTCAGTGGGTACAACTGTCTCGCTTTGACCCTCGCACAGAGACGATTGCCAAAGCATTATCACCTTATAAGTTAGATGGTAAGTGGGGGATGATCAAAAAAGGGGTTCGCTCACAAGAGTTTCATCAAATCACTGCCATTGAAGATAATGAAGTGACATTCGCCGCGGTTATCCATCATGATGTTGAAAACGATGGTTACTGGGGTTTGAAACAAGCGCGTCTGGTACAAAATATCGGTGTTGAAAATCTGACGATTCAAGGTAATTGGCATGAAGCATTCAAACACCATAAAAGTGGTGTACATGATGGTGGATGGAGTGCTATCCGTTTCTCTCGTGTTGCACATGCATGGCTTAAAAACGTGGAGTTTATCGACTTAAACCAAGGCGTTTCTGTGGTAAACAGTGCCGCGATGACCTTAAAAGACTTAGCGTTTACTGGTAACCCAGGTCATATCAGCTTAGACATTAATGCATCGACCCATGTTTTGGCACAAAACATTGATGATCAAGCTGAGCACTGGCATGCGGCAGGCTTTTCTCATAAAGCTGCGGGCAACGTAATTTCTGGCTCAACACACTCACCTGATCGCTTTCATAACTTGCATGCCAATATGCCTTACAGCAATTTAATTGAAAACAGTACTGGCGGTTGGAATTATGGCTTTATGGGCGGCTCTGTCGGTGCACAGCCTAACCACCTTAAGCATTTAGTGTTTTGGAACATCACGAATACAGCACAAAACGAGTCAATTGATAAGTGGGCGTTTATGCGCCACGACAGTAAGTATGGTCGTGTGATCATGCCATATGTTGTTGGTTTAAAAGGCGCTGGATTCAATGGCTTTGAGAGTCAGCAAAGATATGACACAAGTTTGGCTGATAAGCCACAAGCACATGTGCAAAGTCACACTGATATCGAAAGTTTATACGCGCAACAGTTACAGCAGCGCCGCTGTGCAAAAAAAGTGACTGGTGACAATTTAATTGGTGCTTGGTCATTGAAAGGCAGTGTATGTGACCTGTCAGGTCAAGGGCAAGATGGCAAAGTGTATGGTGAATATCAAGGTACATTTAACGGCGTTGATCAGCGCATTGAGCTCGGTGACATCGACCAATTCAGCAAAATTGAGCTTGAGTTTAGATACGAGAATTTCAGCACGACTAAAACGGGTTTCATGTTATCGAAAGGCAATTACGGTACACAAAACGCATATTACATCCAAGTAAATAAAGAAGGTGTCATCAGTGCACGTATCAATGGTAAAGGTGTCAACGCAGGTAACTTTGCTGATGGCAAATGGCACAAACTTGAAATGCAGTTAGAGGGTAACGTTTTATCACTGAGCATTGATGGACAGTCAATGGGTAGCAAGAGCATTGTGCTACCAAAGCAAAATGATGTACCACTTAGCATCGGCTCTACACCAAAGAATACATACCCGTTCAAAGGTGAAGTAAGAAACGTTCGCGTATATCGCTAATTTTTACAAGGTGCCTACCAAGCTGGATACAGGCAGTTGGCACCTATTTTCAAGATTTATTTGGCCAGCATAGAAGGCTGACAAAATAGTAGTAAGGTATTAAACATGACAACATTACCTCCATATAAAAAGTATGCAATCGTGGCTTTAGCGTTAGTATTTGGCTGGTTTTCTAGCTTTATGATTAATGGTATTGAAGTAAATGAAACATCTATGTATTGCTTAAAGCTTAAAGATAAAGCAAACATGGATTTATGTAGTAAAGACGCACTATAAATTATGTTGTGAAGCTCGGTGCATATGAAATGCACCGAGCGTTATAGCCACTAGTCTAAATGTTGTTGGCTTTCTGTACTTGTCTATAAATACTCTGGCTCACTGCTTTAAGTTTATCAATCTTATTCATCCCTGCCCTGCTGAGTGTAAATTCTTTTTTAAATATATTGTCAGGTCACTATCCCTAATTTATTGCTTAATTAGGCTACACACTGTTACAAATTCCGTATATCTAGTCTGCTATATTAATTGTTCAATTAGATTATGTGAGATTGTTTTGAAAGGCTTTAAGCAGAGTTTAGTTTTAGTGATTATACTGGGTTTGAGTGGGTGTGTGTTTGCGCCGAAAAAGTCTACTTATTTTGATGAGCATTGCGATCTTGTGCGCGAAAAAACGGATATTGATGTCATCGTCTTTGCTGATGAAGCGTCTAATGTGACGCCTTACTATCCAAATGATATTTATATTCCTGCATTGGTGGCTGCAACGTCTGCTGCATTTTCATCAGTTGCTTATATATATGATA harbors:
- a CDS encoding DUF4955 domain-containing protein; protein product: MKTFSNKPLLVALCAVTGWFPMQGYANDFWHSYLESRSSQSDLRDPSTQIADDQIISNFSYAGYQFSNQAIPNVNELGYRIFDVTGYGADIAPGRSDKQAVRDAIAAAEKHIDEGGKGAVIYFPNGTYDLNTLSDVADIDKSDTVEGRKSRESATIKISRGNMILRGESQLSILKMDQHLDLVYPNKMWTSPYLFEIGYNYANRDPKVKSVRESVTSPSKERFITDITSSHPRQSTRSVQVRDTSLLKVGQWVQLSRFDPRTETIAKALSPYKLDGKWGMIKKGVRSQEFHQITAIEDNEVTFAAVIHHDVENDGYWGLKQARLVQNIGVENLTIQGNWHEAFKHHKSGVHDGGWSAIRFSRVAHAWLKNVEFIDLNQGVSVVNSAAMTLKDLAFTGNPGHISLDINASTHVLAQNIDDQAEHWHAAGFSHKAAGNVISGSTHSPDRFHNLHANMPYSNLIENSTGGWNYGFMGGSVGAQPNHLKHLVFWNITNTAQNESIDKWAFMRHDSKYGRVIMPYVVGLKGAGFNGFESQQRYDTSLADKPQAHVQSHTDIESLYAQQLQQRRCAKKVTGDNLIGAWSLKGSVCDLSGQGQDGKVYGEYQGTFNGVDQRIELGDIDQFSKIELEFRYENFSTTKTGFMLSKGNYGTQNAYYIQVNKEGVISARINGKGVNAGNFADGKWHKLEMQLEGNVLSLSIDGQSMGSKSIVLPKQNDVPLSIGSTPKNTYPFKGEVRNVRVYR